One region of Streptomyces capillispiralis genomic DNA includes:
- a CDS encoding lantibiotic dehydratase, whose translation MPAYEPAGFFLLRAPALPARTYLDITADPERTDGRLLDLAGRPDVRRALLVASEDLTHSLARLDRLGAKRTRRVRSGLLRYLTRMSTRPTPFGTFSGVALGEFGPVTTARLGASPIGRTRVRADMGWLLAWIKQLEEDAGLLRHLRVMVNPMAHVAGDRVILPQADKYGQADARSVRIRFTPAVDVVLRAAVTPVPYERLLAELTTAFPEAPGEAVSGLVRQMWDLGFLVSDLRPSQTAVRPEQDLLKKLADLPVAADAADRLRTVADLAQRADGAEDLERLSTAQRALVPDHSGQTYQADAALGLRGAGLNTAIAEETADAVGTLMRLSSSFGHTSHLTQYREEFGERYGAGARVPVLTLLSPDAGLDAPPTYTNPARSVELPAQHPPDTRRMDQALLALAQQAWWNHATEVELTDAWVDRIAPRADTTDWPPAMDAYLQIAAADRQAIDRGEWRAVIRSDGLAHGGRTFGRFCDLLGDASVDRLRAYARREERLYPDVVYAELAYLPPYGRAANVAVRPAIRPYEIPVNTPASVPEDRVIALDDILVGATDSRFYLWSERLDREIVVEQHHMLSPSLAPNVARFLLEVSHDGYVMPTGFHWGTLESAPFLPRVTRGRMTLRPAQWRATAEDGAGLDAWRARFGVPRYVYMTESDHRLLLDLDHPSFRAVLEAELKRKPAVVLQEMLPSFDRLWLRDEDDEGYVSEVIVPVVLKEARRVTRQPVERQPHVPVERHVPGGAWTYLKIYAAPERHDEIIAGPLRDIVRELRERRLLDRWFYMRYADPFPHLRVRVRSDETTLTPTLLTAWGRSLVEQGLAQDLQVAGYVPETARYGGPATFDAAEAVFEANSEATAALLAVRPDIEPEFLAVAALDTLHAQWGVSTADRGRFARGTHEDETRKLFQDNRDYLCELLSPWDRFTHPRGSEHRALLEPVLATQLPAVRHAADTVRRAAADGDLVGGEDQILASLAHMQVNRLLPIDLEREARCHGLWSHVLRALRGRSAAGEAS comes from the coding sequence GTGCCCGCCTACGAGCCCGCCGGGTTCTTCCTGCTGCGCGCCCCGGCCCTGCCCGCGCGCACCTACCTCGACATCACCGCCGACCCCGAACGGACCGACGGACGACTGCTCGACCTCGCCGGGCGACCCGACGTCCGGCGGGCGCTGCTGGTGGCGAGCGAGGACCTCACCCACAGCCTGGCCCGTCTCGACCGGCTCGGCGCCAAGCGGACCAGGAGGGTGCGGTCCGGGCTACTGCGCTACCTCACCCGGATGTCGACCAGGCCCACGCCGTTCGGCACCTTCTCCGGTGTCGCGCTGGGCGAGTTCGGCCCCGTCACCACCGCCCGGCTCGGCGCGTCCCCGATCGGGCGGACCCGGGTCCGCGCCGACATGGGCTGGCTGCTGGCCTGGATCAAGCAGCTGGAGGAGGACGCCGGGCTGCTGCGGCACCTGCGCGTCATGGTGAACCCGATGGCCCATGTCGCCGGCGACCGGGTGATCCTCCCGCAGGCCGACAAGTACGGGCAGGCCGACGCCCGTTCGGTGCGCATCCGGTTCACGCCCGCCGTCGACGTCGTGCTGCGCGCCGCCGTCACGCCCGTGCCCTACGAGCGTCTTCTCGCCGAACTGACCACCGCCTTTCCCGAGGCGCCCGGGGAAGCGGTGAGCGGGCTGGTCCGGCAGATGTGGGACCTCGGATTCCTCGTCAGCGACCTGCGGCCCTCGCAGACCGCCGTACGCCCGGAGCAGGACCTGCTGAAGAAGCTGGCCGACCTGCCGGTGGCCGCCGACGCGGCGGACCGGCTGCGGACCGTCGCCGACCTCGCCCAGCGGGCCGACGGGGCCGAGGACCTGGAGCGGCTGAGCACCGCCCAGCGGGCGCTGGTGCCGGACCACAGCGGTCAGACGTACCAGGCCGACGCGGCCCTCGGACTGCGGGGGGCCGGACTCAACACGGCGATCGCCGAGGAGACCGCGGACGCGGTGGGCACCCTGATGCGGCTCAGCTCCTCCTTCGGCCACACCAGCCATCTCACCCAATACCGCGAGGAGTTCGGCGAGCGGTACGGGGCGGGCGCGCGCGTGCCGGTGCTGACCCTGCTCAGCCCGGACGCGGGCCTCGACGCCCCGCCGACGTACACCAACCCGGCCCGCAGTGTGGAGCTGCCCGCGCAGCACCCGCCGGACACCCGGCGGATGGACCAGGCCCTGCTCGCCCTCGCCCAGCAGGCGTGGTGGAACCACGCGACGGAGGTCGAACTGACCGACGCCTGGGTCGACCGGATCGCCCCGCGCGCCGACACCACCGACTGGCCGCCGGCCATGGACGCCTATCTGCAGATAGCCGCGGCCGACCGGCAGGCGATCGACCGGGGCGAGTGGCGCGCGGTGATCCGCTCCGACGGACTCGCCCACGGCGGCCGGACCTTCGGGCGCTTCTGCGACCTGCTCGGCGACGCGTCCGTGGACCGGCTGCGCGCCTACGCCCGGCGGGAGGAGCGCCTCTACCCCGACGTGGTGTACGCCGAGCTGGCCTATCTGCCGCCCTACGGCAGGGCGGCCAACGTCGCCGTGCGCCCGGCGATCCGGCCGTACGAGATCCCCGTCAACACGCCCGCGTCGGTGCCCGAGGACCGGGTGATCGCGCTGGACGACATCCTGGTGGGCGCCACGGACAGCCGCTTCTACCTGTGGTCCGAGCGGCTGGACCGGGAGATCGTCGTCGAGCAGCACCACATGCTCAGCCCGTCCCTCGCCCCGAACGTCGCGCGCTTCCTGCTCGAGGTCTCGCACGACGGGTACGTCATGCCCACCGGCTTCCACTGGGGGACGCTGGAGTCGGCGCCCTTCCTGCCCCGGGTGACCCGGGGACGGATGACGCTGCGGCCCGCCCAGTGGCGGGCGACCGCCGAGGACGGCGCCGGCCTGGACGCCTGGCGCGCCCGGTTCGGCGTGCCCCGGTACGTCTACATGACCGAGTCGGACCACCGGCTGCTGCTGGATCTGGACCACCCGTCCTTCCGGGCCGTCCTGGAGGCGGAGCTGAAGCGGAAGCCGGCCGTCGTGCTGCAGGAGATGCTCCCCTCGTTCGACCGGCTCTGGCTGCGGGACGAGGACGACGAGGGGTACGTCAGCGAGGTCATCGTGCCCGTCGTCCTGAAGGAGGCCCGGCGCGTCACCCGGCAGCCCGTGGAGCGGCAGCCGCACGTCCCCGTCGAGCGGCACGTACCCGGCGGCGCGTGGACGTACCTCAAGATCTACGCGGCGCCGGAACGACACGACGAGATCATCGCCGGACCGCTGCGGGACATCGTCCGCGAACTGCGGGAACGGCGGCTCCTGGACCGGTGGTTCTACATGCGCTACGCCGACCCGTTCCCCCACCTGCGGGTCCGGGTGCGCAGCGATGAGACCACCCTCACGCCGACGCTGCTGACCGCCTGGGGCAGGAGCCTGGTCGAGCAGGGGCTCGCCCAGGACCTCCAGGTGGCCGGCTACGTCCCGGAGACCGCCCGCTACGGCGGCCCCGCGACCTTCGACGCCGCCGAGGCGGTCTTCGAGGCCAACAGCGAGGCGACCGCCGCCCTGCTCGCCGTCCGCCCCGACATCGAGCCGGAGTTCCTGGCGGTCGCGGCCCTGGACACCCTGCACGCGCAGTGGGGGGTGTCCACGGCGGACCGCGGGCGGTTCGCCCGGGGCACCCACGAGGACGAGACCCGCAAGCTGTTCCAGGACAACCGGGACTACCTCTGCGAACTCCTCAGCCCCTGGGACCGGTTCACCCATCCGCGGGGCAGCGAGCACCGGGCCCTGCTGGAACCCGTCCTCGCCACCCAGCTGCCGGCCGTCCGGCACGCGGCGGACACCGTGCGGCGGGCCGCGGCCGACGGCGATCTCGTGGGCGGCGAGGACCAGATACTCGCCAGCCTCGCCCACATGCAGGTGAACCGTCTGCTCCCCATCGACCTGGAGCGTGAGGCACGCTGCCACGGCCTGTGGAGCCATGTGCTGCGCGCGCTGCGCGGCCGGTCGGCCGCCGGGGAGGCCTCGTGA
- a CDS encoding lanthionine synthetase C family protein, whose translation MQPVHNVRGTWAHVTDGPLVDRAQRMARLVAERTAANEDVTDHVLRAAEQARHPAGWYPPSLAGGQAGTALLHLYAARAGLGDLATAHDHIREAVRSTQVEPLQGHGLFAGTSGLALALADCTRDEPRFRPSLDRLHERLAQQVLDSGFPRTERGIADVHYDLVTGAAGTLACLAAVEDPTEPVRRAVAELVGYLVWLAEPAQTPGTAHRWLITPGLYPPVGDYHAKYPHGYLNLGYSHGVPGVAAALASAWEAGHRHPGQSTAVDALTTWIRARHHVDEYGPVWPDGIPVDEDGHEVTTGHAHDQFAWCYGSAGVAASLLTVADATGDEELRTAAVDAFEGVLRRAKGTRPASPTLCHGQAGMVMLCQEFAPWSTAANEALPGLVEDLLDYADPDRPLVFADQEVPGNFVDDPTLLTGAPGVALTLLAAVGEERPGWFRTFLGR comes from the coding sequence ATGCAGCCAGTGCACAACGTCAGGGGTACGTGGGCCCACGTCACGGACGGGCCGCTGGTCGACCGAGCGCAACGGATGGCCCGCCTGGTGGCCGAACGCACCGCCGCCAATGAGGATGTGACCGACCACGTGCTGCGTGCGGCGGAGCAGGCCCGGCACCCCGCGGGCTGGTACCCGCCGAGCCTCGCCGGCGGACAGGCCGGTACGGCGCTGCTCCACCTGTACGCCGCCCGGGCCGGCCTGGGCGACCTCGCCACCGCCCACGACCACATACGGGAAGCGGTCCGCTCCACCCAGGTGGAGCCCCTGCAAGGGCACGGGCTGTTCGCGGGGACCAGCGGACTCGCCCTGGCGCTCGCCGACTGCACCCGTGACGAACCCCGCTTCCGGCCCAGCCTGGACCGGCTCCACGAGCGTCTGGCCCAGCAGGTCCTCGACAGCGGCTTCCCCAGGACCGAGCGGGGGATCGCCGACGTCCACTACGACCTCGTCACCGGCGCGGCAGGCACGCTCGCCTGCCTCGCGGCCGTCGAGGACCCCACGGAACCGGTGCGCCGGGCCGTGGCCGAGCTGGTCGGGTACCTGGTCTGGCTGGCCGAACCGGCCCAGACGCCGGGCACGGCCCACCGCTGGCTGATCACCCCCGGGCTCTATCCGCCGGTGGGCGACTACCACGCGAAGTACCCGCACGGATACCTCAACCTCGGCTACTCGCACGGCGTCCCCGGAGTGGCCGCCGCCCTCGCCTCCGCCTGGGAGGCCGGCCACCGCCACCCCGGGCAGTCGACCGCCGTCGACGCGCTGACCACCTGGATCCGGGCCCGGCACCACGTGGACGAGTACGGTCCCGTCTGGCCGGACGGCATCCCCGTCGACGAGGACGGCCACGAGGTCACCACCGGCCACGCGCACGACCAGTTCGCCTGGTGCTACGGCTCCGCGGGCGTCGCCGCCTCGCTCCTCACCGTCGCGGACGCCACCGGCGACGAGGAGCTGCGGACGGCCGCCGTCGACGCGTTCGAAGGGGTGCTGCGGCGGGCCAAGGGCACCCGGCCGGCGTCCCCGACGCTGTGCCACGGCCAGGCGGGCATGGTGATGCTGTGCCAGGAGTTCGCACCGTGGAGCACGGCCGCGAACGAGGCCCTGCCGGGACTGGTCGAGGACCTGCTCGACTACGCCGACCCCGACCGCCCGCTGGTCTTCGCCGACCAGGAGGTGCCGGGGAACTTCGTGGACGACCCCACCCTCCTCACCGGAGCCCCGGGGGTGGCGCTCACCCTCCTCGCGGCCGTCGGCGAGGAGCGGCCGGGGTGGTTCCGGACCTTCCTGGGGAGGTGA
- a CDS encoding FDLD family class I lanthipeptide, producing MSDVFDLDARVSTPTSPNGQDTPMSISGIATRTICTRVTCQVTKTCACTQMCTILCSPEK from the coding sequence ATGTCCGACGTCTTCGACCTCGACGCCCGGGTCTCCACGCCGACCAGCCCCAACGGCCAGGACACCCCGATGTCCATCTCCGGCATCGCGACCCGCACGATCTGCACCCGTGTCACCTGCCAGGTCACCAAGACCTGCGCCTGCACCCAGATGTGCACGATCCTCTGCAGCCCGGAGAAGTAA
- a CDS encoding helix-turn-helix domain-containing protein, with protein MRSQFAMPDWTQVLHRVPNLTSRELEVFELLAYGSTNAEISEQLVVTERTVRAHTGSILSKLGLRSRLTASLAAFAYTQKVALPPGNAEASASPKMDLRKKDLTRKQEYRHRPGTGRDQGPDFDPPAHF; from the coding sequence ATGCGTTCACAATTCGCCATGCCCGATTGGACACAAGTACTGCACCGTGTCCCGAATCTGACGAGCCGCGAGCTCGAAGTCTTCGAGCTCCTGGCCTACGGATCCACCAACGCGGAGATATCCGAGCAACTGGTCGTCACCGAGCGCACCGTCCGGGCACACACGGGGAGCATCCTGTCCAAACTGGGCCTCCGGTCCCGTCTGACAGCCAGCCTCGCCGCCTTCGCGTACACCCAGAAGGTCGCCCTTCCACCAGGGAACGCGGAGGCGAGCGCCAGTCCGAAAATGGACCTGCGGAAGAAGGACCTGACAAGAAAACAGGAATACCGCCACCGCCCCGGCACGGGAAGAGACCAGGGCCCCGACTTCGACCCGCCGGCCCACTTCTGA
- a CDS encoding DUF6000 family protein, with protein MPFQHPKETGYGYVIERYVTRKDSGCARYFDLKSGRVLRPEWPHTEHFTRHLIDDAATITDAELEALLGYEWRSRLTAGWLIGVGRRVTFRERIGDLLLASEFCFSGSAYCFALARFGTHADAEILTAYLDRYLPRTDLRYDQPAALGALLRLDAHLGTHHATRFTRPDGLWDQWVRALAHLRDNPGYTPAERRRWTDLQCDFANGWTVP; from the coding sequence GTGCCGTTCCAGCATCCCAAGGAGACCGGCTACGGCTACGTGATCGAGCGTTATGTGACGAGGAAGGACTCGGGCTGCGCGCGCTACTTCGACTTGAAGAGCGGTCGCGTCCTGCGGCCCGAATGGCCACACACCGAACACTTCACCCGTCACCTGATCGACGACGCAGCCACGATCACCGACGCTGAGCTGGAGGCCCTGCTCGGCTACGAGTGGCGCTCACGCCTGACCGCCGGCTGGTTGATCGGCGTAGGCCGACGCGTCACGTTCCGCGAACGCATCGGCGACCTGCTCCTGGCCAGCGAGTTCTGCTTCTCCGGAAGCGCCTACTGCTTCGCCCTGGCCCGCTTCGGCACGCATGCCGACGCCGAGATCCTCACCGCCTACCTCGACCGCTACCTCCCCCGCACCGACCTCCGCTACGACCAGCCCGCAGCCCTCGGCGCCCTCCTCCGCCTCGACGCCCACCTCGGCACCCACCACGCCACCCGCTTCACCCGGCCCGACGGGCTCTGGGACCAGTGGGTCCGGGCCCTGGCCCACCTCCGCGACAACCCCGGATACACCCCTGCCGAGCGGCGCCGCTGGACCGACCTCCAGTGCGATTTCGCCAACGGCTGGACCGTCCCGTAG
- a CDS encoding DNA-binding protein codes for MPGTLLLDSEGLSKLYLKDRTVVALVQAASEEGIRVATSAMTTLDADHERIHPARIKWVLSRVDVHDVTQEITDQAAALLRAHHLHGRKYAIDAAFAVIARNAPRPVTVLTSDPEDLTLLSGPSVEVVKV; via the coding sequence ATGCCCGGCACCCTCCTGCTCGACAGCGAAGGCCTCTCGAAGCTCTACCTCAAGGACCGTACCGTCGTGGCTCTGGTCCAAGCGGCGTCGGAAGAGGGCATCCGCGTCGCCACCAGCGCCATGACCACACTTGATGCCGACCATGAGCGCATCCACCCGGCCCGTATCAAGTGGGTCCTCTCCCGCGTCGACGTTCACGACGTCACCCAGGAGATCACCGACCAGGCCGCCGCGCTTCTGCGTGCCCACCACCTCCACGGCCGCAAGTACGCCATCGATGCCGCCTTCGCCGTCATCGCCCGCAACGCGCCCCGGCCGGTCACCGTCCTTACGTCCGACCCCGAGGATCTGACGCTCCTGAGCGGCCCTTCCGTGGAGGTCGTCAAGGTCTGA
- the ychF gene encoding redox-regulated ATPase YchF, with translation MSLTIGIVGLPNVGKSTLFNALTKNDVLAANYPFATIEPNVGVVGVPDPRLTKLAEIFKSERVLPATVDFVDIAGIVRGASEGEGLGNKFLANIRESDAICQVIRAFKDENVVHVDGKVSPKDDIETINTELILADLQTIEKVLPRLQKESRIKKDIAPKVKAVEEAKEILEKGDTLFAHGIVQGTERNELLHDLHLLTTKPFLYVFNVDEEELTDEDFKNEQRALVAPAEAIFLNAKLEADLAELDEEDAMELLESVGAEEPGLATLAHVGFRTLGLQTYLTAGPKESRAWTIKKGATAPEAAGVIHTDFQKGFIKAEVISFADLVETGSVTEARAKGKARMEGKDYVMQDGDVVEFRFNV, from the coding sequence GTGTCGCTCACGATCGGAATCGTCGGTCTGCCGAATGTCGGCAAGTCGACCCTGTTCAACGCCCTGACCAAGAACGACGTGCTGGCGGCCAACTACCCGTTCGCCACGATCGAGCCGAACGTCGGCGTGGTCGGCGTCCCCGACCCCCGCCTGACCAAGCTGGCGGAGATCTTCAAGTCGGAGCGCGTCCTGCCGGCCACGGTCGACTTCGTCGACATCGCGGGCATCGTGCGCGGCGCCAGCGAGGGCGAGGGGCTCGGCAACAAGTTCCTGGCGAACATCCGCGAGTCCGACGCGATCTGCCAGGTCATCCGGGCTTTCAAAGACGAGAACGTCGTACACGTCGACGGCAAGGTCTCGCCGAAGGACGACATCGAGACGATCAACACCGAGCTGATCCTCGCCGACCTCCAGACCATCGAGAAGGTCCTGCCGCGCCTGCAGAAGGAGTCGCGGATCAAGAAGGACATCGCGCCCAAGGTCAAGGCGGTCGAGGAGGCCAAGGAGATCCTGGAGAAGGGCGACACGCTCTTCGCGCACGGCATCGTCCAGGGCACCGAGCGCAACGAGCTGCTGCACGACCTGCACCTGCTCACCACCAAGCCCTTCCTCTACGTCTTCAACGTCGACGAGGAGGAGCTGACGGACGAGGACTTCAAGAACGAGCAGCGCGCCCTGGTCGCCCCCGCCGAGGCAATCTTCCTCAACGCCAAGCTGGAGGCGGACCTCGCCGAGCTGGACGAGGAGGACGCGATGGAGCTCCTGGAGTCCGTCGGCGCCGAGGAGCCCGGCCTCGCCACCCTCGCCCACGTCGGCTTCCGCACCCTCGGTCTGCAGACGTACCTCACGGCCGGCCCGAAGGAATCCCGCGCCTGGACGATCAAGAAGGGCGCCACCGCCCCCGAGGCCGCCGGTGTCATCCACACCGACTTCCAGAAGGGCTTCATCAAGGCGGAGGTCATCTCCTTCGCCGACCTGGTCGAGACCGGCTCGGTCACCGAGGCCCGCGCCAAGGGCAAGGCTCGCATGGAGGGCAAGGACTACGTCATGCAGGACGGCGACGTGGTGGAGTTCCGCTTCAACGTGTGA
- a CDS encoding DUF6542 domain-containing protein: MEQHRTRPAQHGPRRETAPRPPGPRPPVPPQAGRAAGGGVPRPARPAGAPQRRPAPPPTARRLPGPRLTGLGAGLFCGLLMLALGLLSEALFGTASQTVYGVLFLPVCVLTALWLREGDLLTAPIVVPIAFAVGLVPIADEGGGGTSGGLMGMVTGLATQAGWLYGGTLVAGVIVIVRRVRRVRMINRRIARSRPARG, from the coding sequence GTGGAGCAACACAGGACGCGACCCGCCCAGCACGGACCGCGACGCGAGACGGCGCCCCGGCCACCCGGGCCCAGGCCGCCCGTGCCCCCGCAGGCGGGGCGGGCGGCCGGCGGCGGGGTTCCCCGGCCGGCCCGGCCGGCGGGCGCGCCGCAGCGTCGGCCCGCCCCGCCGCCCACGGCCCGGCGGCTGCCCGGCCCACGCCTCACCGGACTGGGCGCCGGCCTGTTCTGCGGGCTGCTGATGCTCGCGCTCGGGCTGCTCTCCGAGGCGCTGTTCGGGACCGCCTCCCAGACCGTGTACGGCGTGCTGTTCCTGCCGGTGTGCGTGCTGACCGCGCTGTGGCTGCGCGAGGGGGACCTCCTCACCGCGCCCATCGTGGTGCCGATCGCCTTCGCCGTGGGGCTGGTCCCGATCGCCGACGAGGGCGGGGGCGGCACGTCCGGCGGGCTGATGGGCATGGTGACGGGCCTCGCCACCCAGGCCGGGTGGCTCTACGGCGGGACGCTCGTCGCGGGTGTGATCGTGATCGTCCGCAGGGTGCGCCGGGTGCGCATGATCAACCGGCGCATCGCACGGAGCCGCCCCGCCCGGGGCTGA
- the ppgK gene encoding polyphosphate--glucose phosphotransferase, with amino-acid sequence MQIFGVDIGGSGIKGAPVDLDRGDLAQERCKVLTPHPATPDAVADGVKQVVDHFGWTGPVGVTFPGVVTGGTTIRTAANVDKSWIDTDARVLLGDRLGGLPVTVVNDADAAGVAEMHFGAGRHRRGTVILLTFGTGIGSALFVDGVLVPNTELGHLELHGHDAEKRASSKAREDHDLSWEEWAERVQKYLAHVEMLFSPELFVIGGGVSRKSHKFLHHIEGIKAEIVPAELQNNAGIVGAAMRAATGA; translated from the coding sequence ATGCAGATCTTCGGTGTGGACATCGGCGGATCCGGGATCAAGGGTGCCCCGGTCGACCTGGACAGGGGGGACCTGGCGCAGGAGCGCTGCAAGGTCCTCACCCCGCACCCCGCCACCCCGGACGCGGTGGCGGACGGCGTCAAGCAGGTCGTCGACCACTTCGGCTGGACCGGACCGGTCGGGGTCACCTTCCCGGGCGTCGTCACCGGCGGCACCACGATCCGTACGGCGGCCAACGTCGACAAGAGCTGGATCGACACCGACGCGCGCGTCCTGCTCGGCGACCGCCTGGGCGGCCTGCCGGTGACAGTGGTCAACGACGCGGACGCGGCGGGCGTCGCCGAGATGCACTTCGGCGCCGGACGTCACCGCCGGGGCACGGTCATCCTGCTCACCTTCGGCACCGGCATCGGCAGCGCCCTGTTCGTGGACGGCGTCCTCGTCCCCAACACCGAGCTGGGCCACCTGGAGCTGCACGGCCACGACGCGGAGAAGCGGGCCTCCAGCAAGGCCAGGGAGGACCACGACCTGTCGTGGGAGGAGTGGGCCGAGCGGGTGCAGAAGTACCTGGCCCACGTGGAGATGCTGTTCTCGCCGGAGCTGTTCGTCATCGGCGGCGGCGTCAGCCGCAAGTCCCACAAGTTCCTGCACCACATCGAGGGCATCAAGGCGGAGATCGTCCCGGCCGAACTGCAGAACAACGCGGGCATCGTGGGGGCGGCGATGCGGGCGGCGACGGGCGCGTAG
- a CDS encoding 4-hydroxy-3-methylbut-2-enyl diphosphate reductase produces the protein MGRMTASPGRRVLLAAPRGYCAGVDRAVIAVEKALEQYGAPVYVRHEIVHNKYVVQTLEKKGAIFVEQTEEVPPGNIVMFSAHGVAPVVHEEAERGRLATIDATCPLVTKVHKEAVRFAKEDYDILLIGHEGHEEVIGTSGEAPDHIQLVDGPADVAKVEVRDPSKVVWLSQTTLSVDETMETVDALKDKFPQLISPPSDDICYATQNRQLAVKQMGAEADLVIVVGSRNSSNSKRLVEVAKLAGARAAYLVDFADEIDETWLEGVSTVGVTSGASVPEVLVEQVLQWLSERGFEDVELVKAAEESIIFSLPKELRRDLREEAAALVAGRGGTGTGSEDCGAGVDSGSGTDSVSGADSAN, from the coding sequence ATGGGACGCATGACCGCTTCGCCTGGCCGCCGTGTCCTGCTCGCCGCCCCCCGTGGCTACTGCGCCGGTGTGGACCGCGCCGTGATCGCCGTCGAGAAGGCCCTGGAGCAGTACGGGGCTCCCGTCTACGTCCGGCACGAGATCGTCCACAACAAGTACGTCGTGCAGACCCTGGAGAAGAAGGGCGCGATCTTCGTCGAACAGACGGAGGAGGTGCCCCCGGGCAACATCGTGATGTTCTCCGCGCACGGCGTCGCCCCCGTCGTCCACGAGGAGGCCGAGCGCGGCCGGCTCGCCACCATCGACGCCACCTGCCCGCTGGTCACCAAGGTGCACAAGGAAGCGGTCCGGTTCGCCAAGGAGGACTACGACATCCTCCTGATCGGGCACGAGGGCCACGAGGAGGTCATCGGCACCTCCGGCGAGGCCCCGGACCACATCCAGCTCGTCGACGGCCCCGCCGACGTCGCCAAGGTCGAGGTCCGCGACCCGTCCAAGGTCGTCTGGCTCTCCCAGACCACGCTCTCCGTCGACGAGACCATGGAGACCGTCGACGCCCTCAAGGACAAGTTCCCCCAGCTGATCTCCCCGCCCAGCGACGACATCTGCTACGCCACGCAGAACCGCCAGCTCGCGGTCAAGCAGATGGGCGCCGAGGCGGACCTGGTGATCGTGGTCGGCTCCCGCAACTCCTCCAACTCCAAGCGCCTGGTCGAGGTCGCCAAGCTCGCCGGCGCCCGCGCGGCGTACCTGGTGGACTTCGCCGACGAGATCGACGAAACCTGGCTGGAGGGTGTCTCCACGGTCGGCGTCACCTCGGGCGCCTCGGTGCCGGAGGTCCTGGTCGAGCAGGTCCTGCAGTGGCTGTCCGAGCGAGGCTTCGAGGACGTCGAGCTGGTCAAGGCGGCCGAGGAGTCGATCATCTTCTCCCTGCCCAAGGAGCTCCGCCGCGACCTGCGCGAGGAGGCCGCCGCCCTGGTGGCCGGGCGCGGCGGCACGGGCACCGGATCGGAGGACTGCGGTGCCGGTGTGGACTCCGGCTCCGGTACGGACTCCGTCTCCGGTGCGGATTCCGCGAACTGA
- the xseA gene encoding exodeoxyribonuclease VII large subunit, which yields MAVNTSAEAPIPVGEVSRLIGGWIDRLGAVWVEGQITQLSRRPGAGVVFLTLRDPSYDISVGVTCYRQVFDAVADVVSEGARVVVHCKPEWYAPRGQLSLRAAEIRPVGVGELLARLEQLKKSLAREGLFAPERKKPLPFLPQLIGLVCGRASAAERDVLENARHRWPAVRFEVRNVAVQGVHAVPQVVQAVKELDAIDDVDVIVVARGGGSVEDLLPFSDEQLVRAVAACRTPVVSAIGHEPDSPLLDLVADLRASTPTDAAKKVVPDVGEEAERVRMLRDRARRCVHALLDREERGLAQALARPSIQDPHRMIDGRAEEVTALLERARRCVRHQLDRADSELTHTHARVVALSPAATLKRGYAVLQRADGHAVRAPGEVEAGEALRARVSEGEFTVRVDA from the coding sequence ATGGCTGTCAACACGTCTGCGGAAGCTCCCATCCCGGTCGGGGAGGTGTCGCGCCTCATCGGGGGGTGGATCGACCGGCTCGGCGCGGTGTGGGTCGAGGGTCAGATCACCCAGCTGTCGCGGCGGCCGGGCGCGGGGGTGGTGTTCCTGACGCTGCGGGACCCGTCGTACGACATCTCCGTGGGCGTGACCTGCTACCGGCAGGTGTTCGACGCCGTCGCGGACGTGGTGAGCGAGGGCGCGCGGGTGGTGGTGCACTGCAAGCCGGAGTGGTACGCGCCGCGCGGGCAGCTGTCGCTGCGGGCCGCCGAGATCCGGCCGGTGGGGGTCGGGGAGCTGCTGGCGCGGCTGGAGCAGCTGAAGAAGTCGCTGGCGCGGGAGGGGCTGTTCGCTCCGGAGCGCAAGAAGCCGCTGCCGTTCCTGCCGCAGCTGATCGGGCTGGTGTGCGGGCGGGCCTCGGCGGCCGAGCGGGACGTGCTGGAGAACGCCCGGCACCGCTGGCCGGCCGTCCGCTTCGAGGTGCGCAACGTGGCGGTGCAGGGCGTGCACGCGGTGCCGCAGGTCGTGCAGGCCGTGAAGGAGCTGGACGCGATCGACGACGTGGACGTGATCGTCGTCGCGCGGGGCGGCGGCAGCGTGGAGGACCTGCTGCCGTTCTCCGACGAGCAGCTGGTGCGGGCGGTGGCCGCGTGCCGCACACCGGTGGTGTCCGCGATCGGGCACGAGCCGGACAGTCCGCTGCTGGACCTGGTGGCCGACCTGCGCGCCTCGACGCCGACCGACGCCGCGAAGAAGGTGGTGCCGGACGTCGGCGAGGAGGCCGAGCGGGTGCGGATGCTGCGCGACCGCGCGCGGCGCTGCGTCCACGCCCTGCTGGACCGGGAGGAGCGCGGGCTGGCGCAGGCGCTGGCCCGCCCCTCGATACAGGACCCGCACCGGATGATCGACGGGCGGGCCGAGGAGGTCACGGCCCTGCTGGAGCGGGCCCGGCGCTGTGTGCGGCACCAGCTGGACCGGGCCGACTCCGAGCTGACGCACACGCACGCGCGCGTGGTGGCCCTCTCCCCGGCGGCGACGCTGAAGCGCGGGTACGCCGTGCTCCAGCGGGCGGACGGGCACGCGGTGCGCGCGCCGGGCGAGGTGGAGGCCGGTGAGGCGTTGCGGGCGCGGGTGTCCGAGGGCGAGTTCACAGTCAGAGTCGACGCATAG